The proteins below come from a single Tenuifilum thalassicum genomic window:
- a CDS encoding ABC transporter ATP-binding protein — protein MAIIEVEGLQKIYNDSAIKVIALDNINLKVEKGEFTAIVGPSGSGKTTLLNLLGGLDEPTDGKIRIGDSWLNTLKGSKLIDFRLRNIGFVFQSYNLIPVLTAGENVELIMQLQGIPANERKKIAKEMLEKVGLGDRYNTRPNKLSGGQQQRVAVARALASKPKFILADEPTANLDGKSAENLLSIMEQLNREEGVTFIFSTHDQRVVSKAHRVILLEDGKIKSDTAQQ, from the coding sequence ATGGCAATAATTGAAGTAGAAGGTTTACAAAAAATATACAACGACTCGGCGATTAAGGTTATCGCCCTTGACAACATCAACCTAAAGGTTGAAAAAGGTGAATTCACAGCCATTGTAGGTCCATCGGGCTCGGGAAAAACCACGCTTCTAAACCTTCTTGGTGGACTCGACGAGCCAACTGATGGAAAAATCAGAATTGGAGATTCTTGGCTCAATACGCTTAAAGGCTCTAAGTTAATTGATTTCAGATTACGAAATATTGGATTTGTTTTTCAATCATATAACCTGATTCCTGTGCTAACCGCAGGCGAGAACGTAGAGCTAATAATGCAGCTACAAGGCATACCCGCAAATGAGCGAAAAAAAATAGCTAAGGAAATGCTTGAAAAGGTTGGCTTAGGAGATAGGTATAATACTCGTCCTAACAAACTTTCAGGCGGACAACAGCAAAGAGTTGCTGTAGCAAGAGCATTAGCCTCAAAACCTAAGTTCATCCTTGCCGATGAACCAACAGCCAACCTCGATGGCAAATCGGCTGAGAACTTGCTTTCAATCATGGAGCAGCTAAACAGGGAAGAAGGAGTAACGTTTATATTTTCAACCCACGACCAACGAGTAGTAAGCAAAGCCCACAGAGTAATACTACTGGAAGATGGTAAAATTAAGTCGGACACTGCTCAACAATAA